Within the Saccharomonospora amisosensis genome, the region AACACCCCGGTCGTGCAGACTTTCCACGCGCTCGGTGTGGTCAAGCGGCGCAACCAGGGCCCGGCCGACACCAGCCCGGCCGACCGCATTCGCCTGGAACGCCTGGTGGGGCGCAACGCGGCCAGGGTGGCGGCCACCTGCTCCGACGAGGTGTTCGAGCTGGTGCGGATGGGATTGCCTCGATCCCGCATCTCCGTGGTGCCGTGCGGGGTGGACCTGGAACGCTTCACGCCACACGGCGAGCGTGCGCGAAGGGACGGCGGCCGCCACCGCGTCGTGGCCGTCGGCAGGCTCGTGCCGCGCAAGGGATTCGACATCGCCATCGCCGCGCTGCGCCACCTGCCCGACACCGAACTGGTCATCGCGGGTGGGCCGCGGGAGGGCAGGCTAGCCGAGGACGAGGAGGCAAGGCGGTTGCGGCACTGTGCCGCCCAGCACGGTGTCTCCGACCGGGTTCGACTGGTCGGCCAGGTCGCGCGGCCCGACGTGCCCGCACTGCTGCGCTCCGCCGACGTCGTGGTCACCACGCCGTGGTACGAGCCGTTCGGGATCGTGCCGCTGGAGGCGATGGCGTGCGGCGTGCCGGTGGTCGCTGCCGCCGTCGGCGGCCTCACCGACACCGTCGTGGAGGGCGTCACCGGCATCCACGTCCCCCCGAGGCAGCCGGACGCCGTGGCGACGGCGGTGCGCAAGCTGCTGTCCGACGGCGCGCTGCGCGACGCCTACGGCATCGCGGGCGCCGACAGGGCCCGGTGCCGCTACTCCTGGGACCGCATCACCACCGACACACTGCGCGTCTACGAACGCTGCGTGCCCAGCATCGCGCTGGACGAGGAAACCGGCTGAGACCGGCCGTGCGCCCGCGAGCCGGGGAGTGTGCGGCCCGCGGGCGCCGACCCCACAGTCAGGCCGGTGTCCTGCTGGAGACGTCGAAGGTCAGGTGGCCGTCCCGGACGGCGATACGGACCCGGTCGTTCTCGGCGACCTCGCCGTTGAGCAGCATCCGCGACAGCACGTTGTCCACCTCGCGCTGGATGGTGCGGCGCAGCGGGCGGGCACCGTACTCCGGCTGGTAACCCGCCTCCGCCAGCCAGCGCACCGCTTGCGGGTCGAACTCGACCTCCACGGCCTGCGCGTGTGCTTTGCGCCGCGTCTCCTCCAGCAGCAGCGACGTGACCTGCTCCAACTGCACCGCCGACAGCTTGCGGAACACGATGATCTCGTCGATGCGGTTGAGGAACTCGGGACGGAACGTCTCGCGCAGCCGTCGCATCAGCCGCTCCCGCAGCGGCTCGTCGGTGTCCTCCTCGCGTGAAGGAGCGAACCCGAGCGCGCCCTGCGTACCGCTGAGCACGAGCTCCGACCCGACGTTGCTGGTCATGATGAGCACGATGTTGGTGAAGTTCACCGTGCGGCCGCGCCCGTCGGTGAGCCTGCC harbors:
- a CDS encoding glycosyltransferase — translated: MKISMVSEHASPLAALGEADGGGQNVHVAELSAGLTRAGHEVTVYTRREDDVQPDEVRMPAGYRVVHVPAGPRRHVPKDELLPHMGEFARFLEREWRGERPDVVHAHFWMSGVASLLAAKEMNTPVVQTFHALGVVKRRNQGPADTSPADRIRLERLVGRNAARVAATCSDEVFELVRMGLPRSRISVVPCGVDLERFTPHGERARRDGGRHRVVAVGRLVPRKGFDIAIAALRHLPDTELVIAGGPREGRLAEDEEARRLRHCAAQHGVSDRVRLVGQVARPDVPALLRSADVVVTTPWYEPFGIVPLEAMACGVPVVAAAVGGLTDTVVEGVTGIHVPPRQPDAVATAVRKLLSDGALRDAYGIAGADRARCRYSWDRITTDTLRVYERCVPSIALDEETG